A portion of the Cryptomeria japonica chromosome 5, Sugi_1.0, whole genome shotgun sequence genome contains these proteins:
- the LOC131042922 gene encoding probable RNA helicase SDE3 isoform X3 produces the protein MHEPCKKSNMDPQNHSGTCMEGKIHSKVRGTTGARKLGKTLSDSGGSSTDLDEVIVWCGNKDLTEGVPSTSGCSGSLDGWIDVKYPIGEVNDWVSPSYANEGELQSLSEAETGSNQQIQRVPKRRQRKKDKAPDKNEQRVGGDKGIVGGALNREEVRQTGVSNKNQQIQSGNSGASTAKSGKKHDKEKPKVQEPLHGSQQRDGKEIQASRKGNTKLPCGSLSDIQFVSLSSNHSSEKAKESSHSKTVVSDVPAKSRVMSKQQLEIGNLTSVVEDASCKGKIKMQWRSKISPQAVGNISNSVDTCPKSEGPHPKRIPASKGMTESPNHGKESFGNAKAIRSEVIARHGILEIGSGVEWEVDLKDAKFEERESEEVGEGGISVSDTFCPDLNVKVKDSLPPKYVPLKQLQNLQESETSKGCGTKSSVSEQHAHVVCNKPQRNKEQASGKNEQREVGDKKISNVALENEMRQMGSSGIEDGAPDKNKQRQSGDLGISTGQEGISNQKYEALGINGKASVKGPLLGSVEIGSENLEFHGVNKELEDSKQWGKNERGELLLKESSALKGTTGRPNQGGESIEDAKNVGDEGNGRHGFLGSGNNVEGGVSLNHMENQDAAFSEKKEGGIHISYPFSLENGRPESFKKGGRKISAITVTNKGENSLKLYAVELDKVRPKNSFSLSHSAEPVKSIQAENKSCLYSMGSLEVKMKSMNISESDAQSTSLVRGPWLIEPNHHLIIHLSCTAKDIGLHRSSILFDFQDQKIVLRATLLAEDDVSEQLGPQEPYSKREKRKSSSLRRIVDGVPPALPRFGKKLKSYPIPLHLKNIDDKKLPGVLTDGLSMKTYSKYFSTLLHLEELQMQEDINAYDMDNVTMKSSGEYLVLKVPGLSEKRPSLIYRDQIYVTKSGEKGVAYEGYIHKIEANEIYVKFDKSFHKKFIPRLQYDVHFTFSRISLRRCHQAVEAAGRIDEKFLFPWDSLARKTHNNVSKNDPFNRNLNKEQLSAVHQILNCYGSPPYLVYGPPGTGKTATLIEAILQILNRDSKARILACAPSNAASDILVERLLGSVEKREIFRLNALSRPYQDAPLCILPCCCYRDSMFYCPPVEELLKYKIIVSTYLSAAILDAQEVPHGHFTHIFLDESAQGTEPETMVPIANLANEETTVVLAGDPQQLGPIIRSSMGEKMGLGKSYFERLSELHLYFPDGENKQFVTKLVRNYRSHPAILELPSRLFYGSELVACAGKRIKKLHCAFDELPNKNFPVVFVGIEGIDEREGRSPSWFNTIEISKVLEIVKKVKDDKRNSVTGKDIGVITPYRQQVVKLRKAFGQKNLSDVKVGSVEQFQGDERTVIIISTVRSSYKEEYDMKFNLGFIGNPKRFNVAITRAKSLLVVVGNPYVLSKDIYWNELLEYCISNKSYVGCVLPPKDSGNEFPPGSFPDDVGTSDPISYSFVNQDMEWADATC, from the exons ATGCACGAACCATGCAA GAAAAGCAACATGGATCCACAAAATCATTCTGGAACCTGCATGGAGGGGAAGATTCATTCCAAGGTAAGAGGAACAACAGGGGCGAGGAAACTGGGTAAGACATTAAGTGACAGTGGGGGATCGTCAACGGACCTTGATGAGGTGATTGTGTGGTGTGGGAACAAGGATTTGACAGAAGGGGTGCCATCTACAAGTGGGTGTTCTGGATCTCTGGATGGTTGGATTGATGTGAAATACCCAATTGGGGAAGTGAATGATTGGGTTTCTCCAAGTTATGCCAATGAAGGCGAATTGCAAAGTTTAAGCGAAGCAGAAACTGGTTCAAATCAACAAATACAAAGGGTTCCAAAAAGGCGTCAAAGAAAGAAGGATAAGGCTCCAGATAAGAATGAACAAAGAGTTGGTGGGGATAAGGGAATTGTGGGTGGGGCTCTAAACAGGGAAGAGGTGAGACAAACAGGGGTTTcaaacaaaaatcaacaaatacaaAGTGGGAATTCAGGAGCATCTACGGCTAAAAGTGGTAAAAAACATGACAAGGAGAAACCTAAAGTACAGGAACCATTGCATGGTAGTCAACAAAGAGACGGGAAGGAAATTCAGGCTTCCAGGAAAGGGAACACAAAGCTTCCATGTGGGTCGCTCTCAGATATACAATTCGTATCACTTTCCTCCAATCATAGTTCTGAAAAGGCTAAAGAATCGAGTCACAGCAAAACAGTAGTGTCGGACGTTCCCGCAAAATCAAGAGTCATGTCCAAACAACAGCTGGAAATTGGAAACCTGACAAGTGTCGTAGAGGATGCTTCCTGTAAAGGAAAAATCAAAATGCAATGGCGCTCAAAAATATCTCCACAGGCAGTCGGAAATATTTCAAATAGTGTGGATACTTGCCCTAAGTCGGAAGGTCCTCATCCTAAACGAATCCCTGCCTCTAAAGGAATGACTGAGAGCCCGAATCATGGTAAGGAGAGTTTTGGAAATGCAAAAGCGATTAGAAGCGAGGTAATTGCAAGGCATGGTATTCTTGAAATTGGGAGTGGCGTAGAATGGGAAGTTGATTTGAAAGATGCAAAATTTGAAGAGAGAGAATCTGAAGAGGTCGGAGAAGGGGGTATCTCTGTATCCGATACATTTTGTCCAGACCTAAATGTGAAAGTTAAAGATTCTCTTCCTCCAAAATATGTTCCATTAAAGCAACTGCAAAATTTGCAAGAATCTGAGACCAGCAAGGGATGTGGGACAAAGAGTTCTGTTTCAGAACAACATGCACATGTAGTTTGCAATAAACCCCAAAGAAATAAAGAGCAGGCTTCAGGTAAaaatgaacaaagagaagttgGTGATAAAAAAATTAGTAACGTGGCATTGGAGAACGAAATGAGACAAATGGGGAGTTCAGGAATTGAAGATGGGGCCCCAGATAAAAATAAACAAAGACAAAGTGGGGATTTGGGGATATCTACAGGACAAGAAGGTATAAGTAATCAAAAATATGAGGCGTTAGGAATAAATGGAAAGGCCAGTGTCAAAGGACCATTGCTTGGCAGTGTTGAAATAGGCAGTGAAAACTTGGAATTTCATGGTGTCAATAAGGAACTTGAGGATTCCAAGCAGTGGGGCAAAAATGAGCGGGGTGAACTTCTACTTAAAGAGTCCTCGGCTTTGAAAGGGACTACTGGAAGGCCCAATCAAGGTGGAGAGAGTATTGAAGATGCAAAAAATGTTGGAGACGAGGGAAATGGAAGGCATGGCTTTCTTGGAAGTGGAAATAATGTAGAAGGGGGTGTTAGTTTGAATCATATGGAAAATCAAGATGCAGCATTCAGTGAGAAAAAAGAAGGGGGAATTCATATTTCTTATCCATTCTCTCTTGAAAATGGCAGGCCAGAGTCATTTAAGAAGGGTGGAAGGAAAATATCTGCAATCACAGTTACCAACAAGGGAGAAAATTCTCTGAAACTGTATGCAGTAGAACTTGATAAAGTAAGACCAAAAAACTCCTTCAGTCTTTCTCACTCAGCAGAACCTGTCAAATCTATACAAGCTGAGAACAAATCATGCTTGTATAGCATGGGTTCTCTTGAAGTCAAGATGAAATCAATGAATATATCAGAGTCGGATGCACAGTCTACTTCTTTGGTCAGAGGTCCATGGTTAATTGAACCAAatcatcatctcatcattcatCTGTCATGTACGGCTAAAGATATTGGATTACACAGATCATCCATTCTCTTTGACTTCCAGGATCAGAAAATTGTTTTGCGTGCTACTTTGCTTGCTGAGGATGATGTTTCTGAACAACTAGGCCCACAGGAGCCTTATtccaaaagagaaaagagaaaatcaaGCAGTTTAAGAAGAATTGTTGATGGTGTGCCTCCTGCTCTGCCCAGATTTGGAAAGAAACTGAAATCTTATCCTATTCCACTTCATttgaagaatattgatgacaaaaagttACCTGGGGTTCTTACAGATGGTCTCTCCATGAAAACATATTCCAAGTATTTCTCCACTTTATTGCACTTGGAAGAGTTGCAAATGCAG GAAGATATAAATGCATATGACATGGATAATGTAACCATGAAGAGTAGTGGTGAATATTTGGTCCTGAAGGTCCCTGGATTGTCAGAGAAGCGCCCTTCACTTATATATAGAGACCAAATATACGTGACAAAATCTGGAGAAAAAGGCGTTGCATATGAG GGTTACATCCATAAAATAGAAGCAAATGAAATATATGTAAAATTTGACAAGTCATTCCATAAGAAGTTTATTCCAAGGCTTCAATATGATGTGCACTTCACCTTTAGTAGGATCAGTCTCCGACGCTGCCATCAGGCAGTAGAAGCAGCAGGCAGAATTGATGAGAAATTCCTTTTTCCATGGGATTCTTTGGCAAGAAAAACACATAATAATGTTTCCAAGAATGATCCTTTCAATAGGAATCTTAATAAAGAGCAGTTATCTGCTGTACATCAAATATTAAATTGCTACGGATCACCACCATACCTTGTTTATGGACCACCAGGTACTGGTAAGACGGCAACATTGATAGAGGCCATATTGCAAATTCTCAACAGAGATTCAAAGGCCCGTATTCTTGCATGTGCTCCTTCGAATGCTGCTTCTGATATACTAGTGGAGAGATTGCTTGGGTCTGTTGAAAAGAGAGAAATATTTAGGTTGAATGCTTTGTCTCGCCCATATCAAGATGCACCACTTTGCATTCTACCATGCTGTTGCTATAGAGATTCAATGTTTTACTGCCCACCTGTGGAAGAATTATTGAAATATAAGATCATTGTATCGACCTACTTAAGTGCTGCCATTCTTGATGCACAAGAAGTTCCACATGGTCATTTTACACATATTTTCTTGGATGAATCTGCTCAAGGTACTGAGCCAGAAACAATGGTGCCCATTGCTAATCTTGCTAATGAAGAAACAACAGTTGTTCTTGCAGGTGATCCGCAGCAGTTGGGTCCAATCATTCGCTCCAGTATGGGAGAAAAGATGGGACTGGGAAAGTCTTATTTTGAAAGGCTTTCAGAACTCCACCTTTATTTCCCTGATGGAGAGAATAAGCAATTTGTAACAAAGCTTGTGAGGAATTATCGTTCTCACCCTGCAATTTTAGAGCTTCCTTCTCGACTCTTTTATGGAAGTGAGTTGGTTGCTTGTGCTGGAAAAAGGATTAAGAAATTACATTGTGCCTTTGATGAACTTCCAAACAAAAATTTTCCAGTTGTTTTTGTTGGCATAGAGGGCATTGATGAAAGGGAAGGCAGAAGTCCATCATGGTTCAACACAATAGAGATAAGCAAAGTCTTGGAGATTGTCAAAAAAGTGAAAGATGACAAGAGAAACTCAGTAACTGGAAAGGACATAGGAGTAATAACACCCTATCGTCAACAAGTTGTCAAGTTGAGGAAAGCCTTTGGGCAAAAAAATTTGTCTGATGTGAAGGTTGGAAGTGTTGAGCAATTTCAAGGAGATGAGAGAACTGTGATAATTATATCAACTGTTCGGTCTAGTTACAAGGAGGAATATGACATGAAATTTAACCTGGGGTTCATAGGAAATCCTAAGCGCTTTAATGTTGCTATTACACGTGCCAAGTCTCTGCTTGTAGTGGTGGGGAATCCATACGTACTTAGTAAg GACATCTACTGGAATGAGCTACTCGAATACTGTATTTCTAACAAATCATACGTTGGATGTGTGCTACCACCAAAAGACTCTGGCAACGAGTTTCCTCCAGGCAGCTTCCCAGATGATGTTGGTACTAGTGACCCCATATCATACTCTTTTGTCAATCAGGATATGGAATGGGCTGATGCTACTTGCTAA
- the LOC131042922 gene encoding probable RNA helicase SDE3 isoform X1, producing the protein MHRRDKIGFIGPCTNHANNRKSNMDPQNHSGTCMEGKIHSKVRGTTGARKLGKTLSDSGGSSTDLDEVIVWCGNKDLTEGVPSTSGCSGSLDGWIDVKYPIGEVNDWVSPSYANEGELQSLSEAETGSNQQIQRVPKRRQRKKDKAPDKNEQRVGGDKGIVGGALNREEVRQTGVSNKNQQIQSGNSGASTAKSGKKHDKEKPKVQEPLHGSQQRDGKEIQASRKGNTKLPCGSLSDIQFVSLSSNHSSEKAKESSHSKTVVSDVPAKSRVMSKQQLEIGNLTSVVEDASCKGKIKMQWRSKISPQAVGNISNSVDTCPKSEGPHPKRIPASKGMTESPNHGKESFGNAKAIRSEVIARHGILEIGSGVEWEVDLKDAKFEERESEEVGEGGISVSDTFCPDLNVKVKDSLPPKYVPLKQLQNLQESETSKGCGTKSSVSEQHAHVVCNKPQRNKEQASGKNEQREVGDKKISNVALENEMRQMGSSGIEDGAPDKNKQRQSGDLGISTGQEGISNQKYEALGINGKASVKGPLLGSVEIGSENLEFHGVNKELEDSKQWGKNERGELLLKESSALKGTTGRPNQGGESIEDAKNVGDEGNGRHGFLGSGNNVEGGVSLNHMENQDAAFSEKKEGGIHISYPFSLENGRPESFKKGGRKISAITVTNKGENSLKLYAVELDKVRPKNSFSLSHSAEPVKSIQAENKSCLYSMGSLEVKMKSMNISESDAQSTSLVRGPWLIEPNHHLIIHLSCTAKDIGLHRSSILFDFQDQKIVLRATLLAEDDVSEQLGPQEPYSKREKRKSSSLRRIVDGVPPALPRFGKKLKSYPIPLHLKNIDDKKLPGVLTDGLSMKTYSKYFSTLLHLEELQMQEDINAYDMDNVTMKSSGEYLVLKVPGLSEKRPSLIYRDQIYVTKSGEKGVAYEGYIHKIEANEIYVKFDKSFHKKFIPRLQYDVHFTFSRISLRRCHQAVEAAGRIDEKFLFPWDSLARKTHNNVSKNDPFNRNLNKEQLSAVHQILNCYGSPPYLVYGPPGTGKTATLIEAILQILNRDSKARILACAPSNAASDILVERLLGSVEKREIFRLNALSRPYQDAPLCILPCCCYRDSMFYCPPVEELLKYKIIVSTYLSAAILDAQEVPHGHFTHIFLDESAQGTEPETMVPIANLANEETTVVLAGDPQQLGPIIRSSMGEKMGLGKSYFERLSELHLYFPDGENKQFVTKLVRNYRSHPAILELPSRLFYGSELVACAGKRIKKLHCAFDELPNKNFPVVFVGIEGIDEREGRSPSWFNTIEISKVLEIVKKVKDDKRNSVTGKDIGVITPYRQQVVKLRKAFGQKNLSDVKVGSVEQFQGDERTVIIISTVRSSYKEEYDMKFNLGFIGNPKRFNVAITRAKSLLVVVGNPYVLSKDIYWNELLEYCISNKSYVGCVLPPKDSGNEFPPGSFPDDVGTSDPISYSFVNQDMEWADATC; encoded by the exons ATGCACAGACGGGATAAAATTG GCTTCATTGGTCCATGCACGAACCATGCAA ACAATAGGAAAAGCAACATGGATCCACAAAATCATTCTGGAACCTGCATGGAGGGGAAGATTCATTCCAAGGTAAGAGGAACAACAGGGGCGAGGAAACTGGGTAAGACATTAAGTGACAGTGGGGGATCGTCAACGGACCTTGATGAGGTGATTGTGTGGTGTGGGAACAAGGATTTGACAGAAGGGGTGCCATCTACAAGTGGGTGTTCTGGATCTCTGGATGGTTGGATTGATGTGAAATACCCAATTGGGGAAGTGAATGATTGGGTTTCTCCAAGTTATGCCAATGAAGGCGAATTGCAAAGTTTAAGCGAAGCAGAAACTGGTTCAAATCAACAAATACAAAGGGTTCCAAAAAGGCGTCAAAGAAAGAAGGATAAGGCTCCAGATAAGAATGAACAAAGAGTTGGTGGGGATAAGGGAATTGTGGGTGGGGCTCTAAACAGGGAAGAGGTGAGACAAACAGGGGTTTcaaacaaaaatcaacaaatacaaAGTGGGAATTCAGGAGCATCTACGGCTAAAAGTGGTAAAAAACATGACAAGGAGAAACCTAAAGTACAGGAACCATTGCATGGTAGTCAACAAAGAGACGGGAAGGAAATTCAGGCTTCCAGGAAAGGGAACACAAAGCTTCCATGTGGGTCGCTCTCAGATATACAATTCGTATCACTTTCCTCCAATCATAGTTCTGAAAAGGCTAAAGAATCGAGTCACAGCAAAACAGTAGTGTCGGACGTTCCCGCAAAATCAAGAGTCATGTCCAAACAACAGCTGGAAATTGGAAACCTGACAAGTGTCGTAGAGGATGCTTCCTGTAAAGGAAAAATCAAAATGCAATGGCGCTCAAAAATATCTCCACAGGCAGTCGGAAATATTTCAAATAGTGTGGATACTTGCCCTAAGTCGGAAGGTCCTCATCCTAAACGAATCCCTGCCTCTAAAGGAATGACTGAGAGCCCGAATCATGGTAAGGAGAGTTTTGGAAATGCAAAAGCGATTAGAAGCGAGGTAATTGCAAGGCATGGTATTCTTGAAATTGGGAGTGGCGTAGAATGGGAAGTTGATTTGAAAGATGCAAAATTTGAAGAGAGAGAATCTGAAGAGGTCGGAGAAGGGGGTATCTCTGTATCCGATACATTTTGTCCAGACCTAAATGTGAAAGTTAAAGATTCTCTTCCTCCAAAATATGTTCCATTAAAGCAACTGCAAAATTTGCAAGAATCTGAGACCAGCAAGGGATGTGGGACAAAGAGTTCTGTTTCAGAACAACATGCACATGTAGTTTGCAATAAACCCCAAAGAAATAAAGAGCAGGCTTCAGGTAAaaatgaacaaagagaagttgGTGATAAAAAAATTAGTAACGTGGCATTGGAGAACGAAATGAGACAAATGGGGAGTTCAGGAATTGAAGATGGGGCCCCAGATAAAAATAAACAAAGACAAAGTGGGGATTTGGGGATATCTACAGGACAAGAAGGTATAAGTAATCAAAAATATGAGGCGTTAGGAATAAATGGAAAGGCCAGTGTCAAAGGACCATTGCTTGGCAGTGTTGAAATAGGCAGTGAAAACTTGGAATTTCATGGTGTCAATAAGGAACTTGAGGATTCCAAGCAGTGGGGCAAAAATGAGCGGGGTGAACTTCTACTTAAAGAGTCCTCGGCTTTGAAAGGGACTACTGGAAGGCCCAATCAAGGTGGAGAGAGTATTGAAGATGCAAAAAATGTTGGAGACGAGGGAAATGGAAGGCATGGCTTTCTTGGAAGTGGAAATAATGTAGAAGGGGGTGTTAGTTTGAATCATATGGAAAATCAAGATGCAGCATTCAGTGAGAAAAAAGAAGGGGGAATTCATATTTCTTATCCATTCTCTCTTGAAAATGGCAGGCCAGAGTCATTTAAGAAGGGTGGAAGGAAAATATCTGCAATCACAGTTACCAACAAGGGAGAAAATTCTCTGAAACTGTATGCAGTAGAACTTGATAAAGTAAGACCAAAAAACTCCTTCAGTCTTTCTCACTCAGCAGAACCTGTCAAATCTATACAAGCTGAGAACAAATCATGCTTGTATAGCATGGGTTCTCTTGAAGTCAAGATGAAATCAATGAATATATCAGAGTCGGATGCACAGTCTACTTCTTTGGTCAGAGGTCCATGGTTAATTGAACCAAatcatcatctcatcattcatCTGTCATGTACGGCTAAAGATATTGGATTACACAGATCATCCATTCTCTTTGACTTCCAGGATCAGAAAATTGTTTTGCGTGCTACTTTGCTTGCTGAGGATGATGTTTCTGAACAACTAGGCCCACAGGAGCCTTATtccaaaagagaaaagagaaaatcaaGCAGTTTAAGAAGAATTGTTGATGGTGTGCCTCCTGCTCTGCCCAGATTTGGAAAGAAACTGAAATCTTATCCTATTCCACTTCATttgaagaatattgatgacaaaaagttACCTGGGGTTCTTACAGATGGTCTCTCCATGAAAACATATTCCAAGTATTTCTCCACTTTATTGCACTTGGAAGAGTTGCAAATGCAG GAAGATATAAATGCATATGACATGGATAATGTAACCATGAAGAGTAGTGGTGAATATTTGGTCCTGAAGGTCCCTGGATTGTCAGAGAAGCGCCCTTCACTTATATATAGAGACCAAATATACGTGACAAAATCTGGAGAAAAAGGCGTTGCATATGAG GGTTACATCCATAAAATAGAAGCAAATGAAATATATGTAAAATTTGACAAGTCATTCCATAAGAAGTTTATTCCAAGGCTTCAATATGATGTGCACTTCACCTTTAGTAGGATCAGTCTCCGACGCTGCCATCAGGCAGTAGAAGCAGCAGGCAGAATTGATGAGAAATTCCTTTTTCCATGGGATTCTTTGGCAAGAAAAACACATAATAATGTTTCCAAGAATGATCCTTTCAATAGGAATCTTAATAAAGAGCAGTTATCTGCTGTACATCAAATATTAAATTGCTACGGATCACCACCATACCTTGTTTATGGACCACCAGGTACTGGTAAGACGGCAACATTGATAGAGGCCATATTGCAAATTCTCAACAGAGATTCAAAGGCCCGTATTCTTGCATGTGCTCCTTCGAATGCTGCTTCTGATATACTAGTGGAGAGATTGCTTGGGTCTGTTGAAAAGAGAGAAATATTTAGGTTGAATGCTTTGTCTCGCCCATATCAAGATGCACCACTTTGCATTCTACCATGCTGTTGCTATAGAGATTCAATGTTTTACTGCCCACCTGTGGAAGAATTATTGAAATATAAGATCATTGTATCGACCTACTTAAGTGCTGCCATTCTTGATGCACAAGAAGTTCCACATGGTCATTTTACACATATTTTCTTGGATGAATCTGCTCAAGGTACTGAGCCAGAAACAATGGTGCCCATTGCTAATCTTGCTAATGAAGAAACAACAGTTGTTCTTGCAGGTGATCCGCAGCAGTTGGGTCCAATCATTCGCTCCAGTATGGGAGAAAAGATGGGACTGGGAAAGTCTTATTTTGAAAGGCTTTCAGAACTCCACCTTTATTTCCCTGATGGAGAGAATAAGCAATTTGTAACAAAGCTTGTGAGGAATTATCGTTCTCACCCTGCAATTTTAGAGCTTCCTTCTCGACTCTTTTATGGAAGTGAGTTGGTTGCTTGTGCTGGAAAAAGGATTAAGAAATTACATTGTGCCTTTGATGAACTTCCAAACAAAAATTTTCCAGTTGTTTTTGTTGGCATAGAGGGCATTGATGAAAGGGAAGGCAGAAGTCCATCATGGTTCAACACAATAGAGATAAGCAAAGTCTTGGAGATTGTCAAAAAAGTGAAAGATGACAAGAGAAACTCAGTAACTGGAAAGGACATAGGAGTAATAACACCCTATCGTCAACAAGTTGTCAAGTTGAGGAAAGCCTTTGGGCAAAAAAATTTGTCTGATGTGAAGGTTGGAAGTGTTGAGCAATTTCAAGGAGATGAGAGAACTGTGATAATTATATCAACTGTTCGGTCTAGTTACAAGGAGGAATATGACATGAAATTTAACCTGGGGTTCATAGGAAATCCTAAGCGCTTTAATGTTGCTATTACACGTGCCAAGTCTCTGCTTGTAGTGGTGGGGAATCCATACGTACTTAGTAAg GACATCTACTGGAATGAGCTACTCGAATACTGTATTTCTAACAAATCATACGTTGGATGTGTGCTACCACCAAAAGACTCTGGCAACGAGTTTCCTCCAGGCAGCTTCCCAGATGATGTTGGTACTAGTGACCCCATATCATACTCTTTTGTCAATCAGGATATGGAATGGGCTGATGCTACTTGCTAA